In Aegilops tauschii subsp. strangulata cultivar AL8/78 chromosome 3, Aet v6.0, whole genome shotgun sequence, one genomic interval encodes:
- the LOC109787059 gene encoding TPR repeat-containing thioredoxin TTL1: protein MSEADRLRLRAAALALDGGAVRDKPDSKANVFADLGSPVSPLRARASMTTSSSSSSGSAKSPAQSNVGAVGAAGGRSHSGELAVESHPPRLPGHRRCGSGPLIFSGGSSSGGSGGGGGDRGSTASSPMTNALPAGNICPSGRVPGAAAAPPPPRSRPDVLGSGTGHYGHGSIMRGAVMGPARSSIDAPSFLGHSMRSPASSPVAPPSGGSLQEMTRLGNEWYKKGRHAEALRYYDRAVSLCPESAACRGNRAAALIGLGRLADALRDSEEAVRLDPASGRAHSRLAGLYLRLGMIEKARRHFTQARHLHESDPADWEKLQDVEMHLGRSTDARKIGDWKSALREADAAIAAGADSSQLLRALRSEALLRLHKLEEADSTLTSLLKLDKSLLSWTAAKLSGMLVESYVHIVRAQVDMALGRFDAAVAAAENARLIDPGNAEVGMILNNVRLVARARAQGNELFKAAKFSDASIAYGEGLKYDPSNPVLHCNRAACWWKLDRWEKAVDDCNEALRIQPTYTKALLRRAMSYSKLERWADCVRDYEVLRKELPADTEVAEALFHAQVALKTTRGEDVSNMKFGGEVEMVTSVEQLYAATRSPGVSVVYFMSSVNQQCIQITPAVDSLCSECPSMNFLKVNVEDSPTVAKAENVRIVPTFKIYKDGARVKEMICPTLHVLRYSVRHYAVSSS from the exons ATGTCGGAGGCCGACCGGTTACGCCTCCGCGCGGCGGCGCTGGCGCTCGACGGCGGCGCTGTGCGGGACAAGCCGGACTCCAAGGCTAACGTGTTCGCGGATCTTGGGTCCCCGGTGTCGCCGCTGCGGGCGCGGGCCAGCatgacgacctcctcctcctcctcttccgggTCGGCCAAGTCGCCAGCGCAGTCAAATGTTGGGGCGGTGGGAGCGGCAGGCGGGAGGAGCCACTCCGGTGAGCTGGCGGTGGAGAGCCACCCGCCGCGGCTGCCGGGGCACCGGCGGTGCGGATCTGGCCCGCTGATATTctccggcggcagcagcagcggagGGAGCGGGGGAGGCGGAGGGGACCGTGGGAGCACGGCGAGCTCGCCGATGACCAATGCGCTCCCCGCCGGTAACATCTGCCCATCTGGCCGCGTTCCGGGGGCGGCGgccgcgccgcccccgccgcgctCCCGCCCGGACGTGCTCGGATCCGGCACCGGCCACTATGGCCACGGGAGCATCATGCGCGGGGCCGTCATGGGCCCCGCGAGAAGCAGCATTGATGCGCCGTCCTTTCTCGGACACTCAATGAGATCTCCGGCAAGCTCCCCGGTGGCGCCACCGAGCGGCGGAAGCCTGCAGGAGATGACTCGCCTAGGCAACGAGTGGTACAAGAAGGGGAGGCACGCGGAGGCGCTGCGGTACTACGACCGTGCGGTGTCTCTCTGCCCCGAAAGCGCCGCGTGCCGCGGAAATCGTGCCGCCGCGCTCATCGGCCTTGGCCGGCTCGCCGATGCGCTCCGCGACTCCGAGGAGGCCGTCCGGCTCGACCCGGCCAGCGGTCGCGCCCACAGCCGCCTCGCTGGTCTCTACCTCCG GCTGGGAATGATTGAAAAAGCGAGGAGGCACTTCACGCAAGCCAGGCATCTTCACGAGTCCGACCCTGCAGACTGGGAGAAGCTGCAGGATGTGGAGATGCATCTAGGAAGAAGCACGGATGCCAGGAAAATTGGAGATTGGAAGAGCGCGCTGAGGGAAGCGGATGCTGCAATTGCGGCCGGAGCCGACTCGTCCCAGTTG CTTCGTGCCTTGAGATCAGAAGCACTTCTCCGGCTCCACAAGTTAGAGGAGGCTGATTCGACTCTTACAAGCTTGCTGAAATTAGACAAGTCATTACTATCTTGGACGGCGGCGAAACTCTCGGGCATGCTAGTTGAGTCTTATGTACATATTGTGCGAGCCCAGGTTGACATGGCATTGGGAAG GTTTGATGCCGCTGTTGCAGCAGCTGAGAATGCCAGACTTATCGATCCTGGGAATGCGGAAGTTGGGATGATTCTAAATAATGTGAGGCTAGTTGCAAGAGCTCGAGCCCAAGGGAATGAACTCTTCAAGGCTGCCAAGTTTTCTGATGCTTCTATAGCCTATGGTGAAGGGCTCAAGTACGATCCTTCAAATCCAGTGCTCCACTGCAACCGAGCAGCTTGCTGGTGGAAGCTAGACCGTTGGGAGAAAGCCGTTGATGACTGTAACGAGGCGTTGAGAATACAGCCTACTTACACAAAGGCTCTCTTAAGGCGAGCAATGTCCTATTCCAAG CTCGAGCGTTGGGCTGATTGTGTGCGGGATTATGAGGTGCTCCGGAAAGAGCTTCCTGCCGATACTGAGGTTGCCGAAGCATTGTTCCATGCTCAAGTTGCCTTGAAGACAACTCGTGGTGAGGATGTATCAAACATGAAGTTTGGAGGAGAGGTTGAAATGGTAACCAGTGTAGAGCAACTATATGCTGCCACTCGTTCGCCTG GGGTATCTGTTGTCTACTTCATGTCGTCGGTGAATCAACAATGCATACAAATTACACCTGCGGTGGACTCTCTTTGCAGCGAATGCCCCTCAATGAATTTTCTGAAG GTAAATGTTGAAGATAGCCCAACGGTGGCAAAGGCAGAGAACGTGCGGATAGTCCCTACATTCAAGATATACAAAGATGGGGCGAGAGTGAAGGAGATGATCTGCCCTACCTTGCATGTCCTGCGCTACTCAGTGAGACACTATGCGGTATCCAGTTCTTGA